The genome window TTTTAATTTAGAATGAATGACAGCAACTCGCTATAGTTTCATATAGATAATCCTTTAGGTTTGAATCAACCCTGCTTGCTAGTTTCCTCACTTTTCTCGCATTAACAAGCTTACCATGTGGTCTGAGACCTCCTCTCTGTGAGCGAGGTATGTGGAGCAATTCGTGAACTGCTATCTCTGCCAGTTCATTGGATCCCAGACCATCTACCCTCTCACACAGAAACTCTATGGTATACATTGGGGGAACAGAATGGGCAATCTGTATGGGAATGGGAAGACCAAATATCCTTGCATAGGCTTTTGCTCTAGCTCCACGGCTTACAACCACGCCTATTTTCGCTTTCATATCAATGCCTATTTCTCTTGCTATTTGAATCATTACGCTTCCTGCTATGTCACATGTTTTATACCTAATTCTCAGCAACGATATCATCTCTTCGGGATTTCATTATACTTACTTTGAAAGAAAAAGGTTTTTCAATGAATAAAGTGCTCTCATCCTTTTGAATTCCATATCTATGTTTGAAAGGCCATTCTTATATAAGGAGAAAACTAGATACCTAATGTTCTGAGTAAGTCGAAGAAGAACCCGCTTTTTCCCAAGGCTCTTCTCAGAGCTTCTTGGGTAAAATCTCCCAGTCCAAATTTCACTAGCCATTCTTTTGGAACGCTCTTCATGAGCTTCCTCCTGAGCTCTCTAGGCATCTTTCTCAGGCTTCTGAGAACTCTTGCTTGAAGCCGATTTGCAAAATAGAGATGGGATCCTTCCATTAATTTCCTGTAGTTGATGTTGTTGTTTATTGATTCATATAGAATTCTTGAGCTCATCATAGATGTTCTTATTCCTTCCCCCGTCAGGGGGAAAACAGAGCCTATCGACTCACCTACTGCGAACACCCTTTCTACTGGATTGGTTTTTTCTAGCTCTATGCCTCCAGAGATTATCTGTGCCCCTCTAATTCTTTTCACTATGTTGGAATTCAGAGCACCCTTCAATCGAGGGTCACTTCCAATAAATGCAGTTAGTCTATCTATTAGGGAATAGAAGTTTTCCTGCCCTCCAACCCCCACATTTATTCCTTTTTCTCCCCAAGGAAAGATCCAATAATATCCAAGCAATGAAGTATCAAAATGGATCTCGATCATATCCTCTTCAAAATTTGTGTTTGTTTTTTCAAGTGTGACCTCAACAGCATTGATTCTGTCCCTGCTTGCCAGGCTCCAATATATTCCGTTGGATATTACCACATAAGCATTATTCAAGCTTTTCAGCTTTGAAGGATAATCCTCATACTTCTTCTTCACGACATCTATTCCTTCAAGAAGATAAGAAATTAGTCCCTCCTTATCTACTGTCCATCCCCACAGCTCTCCTCTATTTTCTGCTTTAAGCTCACCATCTATGAATGCTCTATAGCCTCTGATTTTGCTCAAAACAAATTCATCGGGTATATTTAGTAGAGATTCAATTTGCTTTGGAACTCCCATTCCACATGGTTTTGTTGAATACCTTGGCATACTTTCGTAAACGCTTACTTTATATCCAGAATCGCTGAGTAATCGGGCAAGAAAGGCTCCTGAAGGTCCTCCTCCAATTACAATGAAATTATCTTCTCCCAACTTAGACCCCCTTCCTCAAGGATCTTATTAGCAACGAACAAAGGCAGTTTTTCCATGACTTCGGATAGCTTTGCTTCTCCAGCATGACTAGCAATTTCTCTTGTTCTGTTAAGAAAAGAACTCAGCCACGGCTTGGCCTTTTCAATAAGTGTATTCCAATCGGACTTCTCTCCTTCGATTTTAAGCCAGCTCATCATTTTATCAGCAAATGGAGGTTTCGCCCGAGACTTCTCAAAATACTCTCTTATATCGAGAATATCATCACTTATCTGATATATGTAGCCTAAATACAAGCCGTAGTCTCTGAAGGTTATCAATAAATCCTTCCTCCCGGAAGCAATAGCAGACAGCATCAGGCTGAGTTGGAACAAGCTAGATGTCTTCAAAGCAATTATTTCCAAGTACGTTCTCTTTGTTTCAAAAACATCTGCTATTTCTCCTCTTGTAACTTTTAGCCAAGTATCTACAACAAGCTTGACAGCATCAAAGCCAAGATATTCGACGCCTTTTATTGCAAGAGGGATAAGTAAATTGCTAACAAGAACAGTCTTTGAGAGACCTTTCGCTATCCAAGCTGATGGTCTTCCTCTCCTCATAACATCTTCATCAATTATGTCATCAATTGCTAAGCTGCACGAATGAACTAGCTCCAATGATGCAGCAGCAGGGATACCGTATTCGTAATCTCCTTTCAGCAACTTCAGGAAATAAAGCATCAGCAATCCTCTTATTCTCTTTCCACCCTCGGATATGTATTTGGATACCTCAATGGCCTCTGTATCCACATCCCTCTCAAGTAGTGAGTTCAAAAATTCATCTAATACCGGCCTGTTCATCTCGAAAAAATCCTCAATCTCGTTTGATAGCACTCTGCTCATCCTGCTCCACTCAGATATATTCAAAAAGGTTCTGAAAAAATTAATGTATAAATGGCTTTTTTTAATGTTTGTTTAGTTCCAGATTCTAAAATAGCAATAGACTGGTTTTAAAGCTTCGGATCGTTCTTTTTCTTTTATTCAAATAAGATGTAAAAGAGTTAGTTAAATTTCTTGAGATGTCAAGTGATTTTTCATTCTCAGTGAGAGAGCTCATAATCATAGGCAGATTTACTGCCTCATCCGGTTTGCTTATCATCATTGCTCTCAAGATATCTCACTGAATGGGAGTAAAGGTAATTGATGAGAGTATCAGGAGAAGTGTGAAGATCTGTACAAAGAAGTTCAGCGTTTTTGCAGTATTCCCGCTGAACTTCCAAGCTATTATATCATTCACAAGCTTTCCTCCATCTGTTATGAAAATTGGTGCTGCGTTTATTATAGCGAGGCTTATGTTTATGATGTATAAGTAGAAAAGCAGATTGGTTAGAGGGAAGTAAAGAAAGTCTGGAATAGGAGATGGGGCTCTTGCCTGCTCCACTGTAATTCCTATTCTTGAGAAATTTGATGGCTTGTAGACCAATTTCCAAAAAGTCGTATTGGTCTTCGGATCATATACAGTTATATTAAACGTTGCTGAAACATTAGCATATTTTGATATAATTGGAGATATGTCTCCAGGAGTTGCTATT of Fervidicoccaceae archaeon contains these proteins:
- a CDS encoding putative metallopeptidase; this encodes MLRIRYKTCDIAGSVMIQIAREIGIDMKAKIGVVVSRGARAKAYARIFGLPIPIQIAHSVPPMYTIEFLCERVDGLGSNELAEIAVHELLHIPRSQRGGLRPHGKLVNARKVRKLASRVDSNLKDYLYETIASCCHSF
- a CDS encoding polyprenyl synthetase family protein, giving the protein MSRVLSNEIEDFFEMNRPVLDEFLNSLLERDVDTEAIEVSKYISEGGKRIRGLLMLYFLKLLKGDYEYGIPAAASLELVHSCSLAIDDIIDEDVMRRGRPSAWIAKGLSKTVLVSNLLIPLAIKGVEYLGFDAVKLVVDTWLKVTRGEIADVFETKRTYLEIIALKTSSLFQLSLMLSAIASGRKDLLITFRDYGLYLGYIYQISDDILDIREYFEKSRAKPPFADKMMSWLKIEGEKSDWNTLIEKAKPWLSSFLNRTREIASHAGEAKLSEVMEKLPLFVANKILEEGGLSWEKIISL
- a CDS encoding NAD(P)/FAD-dependent oxidoreductase; this encodes MGEDNFIVIGGGPSGAFLARLLSDSGYKVSVYESMPRYSTKPCGMGVPKQIESLLNIPDEFVLSKIRGYRAFIDGELKAENRGELWGWTVDKEGLISYLLEGIDVVKKKYEDYPSKLKSLNNAYVVISNGIYWSLASRDRINAVEVTLEKTNTNFEEDMIEIHFDTSLLGYYWIFPWGEKGINVGVGGQENFYSLIDRLTAFIGSDPRLKGALNSNIVKRIRGAQIISGGIELEKTNPVERVFAVGESIGSVFPLTGEGIRTSMMSSRILYESINNNINYRKLMEGSHLYFANRLQARVLRSLRKMPRELRRKLMKSVPKEWLVKFGLGDFTQEALRRALGKSGFFFDLLRTLGI